Below is a genomic region from Armatimonadota bacterium.
TGGCCGCCAGTACATCGACAACCAACCGTTGTTCGGCCTCCGCCTCTTTCCTTGCCGTGATGTCTTCCACGATGCAGGCGAAATGGCGCGGGGCAGGGCTGTAGGCCACTGTGGCCAACCATTTGCCGGACCCGTCCAACCTTCGCTCGGTCTTGCAAGGATTCCCGGTGAGAGCGACGTTCCCAACTGTTTCGATCCACAGCGGATCGACGTCCGGGAAAACTTCTGTAATCGGCCGCCCGATCAGTTCTTCACGAGACAGATTCACCATCTCGCAGAAAGCATCGTTCGCCTCCAGCGTGACGTAATCGACCGGACGGCCTTGGGCGTCAACAATGATCTCGTGATAGGCGAAGCCCTCCAGCATCTGTTCGAAAAGCAGGCGCAGCTTCCTCTCCTGGGACGCCAGAGCGGCTTGCGCTTCCTTCAGCTGGGTGATGTCAAGGAAATTGGCCAGAGCATACTCAACTGCACCCGTTTCCGGATTGCGCAAAGCCTCCGAGTTCACGAGGATCCACCGTGTCTTCGAGTCGATGGGGTCAATCACACCCATCACCACACCGCGCACGCTTTCCCCGGTCTGCAGGGTCAACGAGGTCGGGTGGGCTCTGGGCGGGAAGGGCGAGCCGTCCTCTCTGATGGCTCGATGAAGTATGCTCGCTGCGTCTCGGCTACCCACCAACTCGCTTGTGACTCCGAGGATCTGGTGTGCAGTCTGGTTGGCTTCAACAATGCGCAGAGAACGGTCCACCAAGATGCTGCCCCCGGGCAGCGAATCGTATAGGCTGCGGTACTGCTCCAGAGCCACCTTCAACTCTGCTTCGAGAGTGCGCCGGTGCTCCTCGGTTCCGATGTTCTGCAGTGCGAAGGCCACATCCATTGCCAACTCGTCCAGCACGACGAGTTCCTGCGGCTCGGCAAAACGCTCCGCTTCCCGGGCGTACAGGGACAAGCATCCCAGCAGACGGTCGTTGGACAGCAACGGAAACGCGGCTACGGAACGGATGCCGCGCCGCACGGTCTCATCAACCCACCTGTGTGCCCCCCCATCCTCAGCGGCATCGTTGACCACAACGCGTTCACGAGAGGAAACCGCCTGGGCCACGGGATGTGAGTCAGGTTCACCCTCGGCGATCATCTCGCGCAATGAGTCCAAATATCCATCGTTGTGACCGAACCATGCGGCGGTTGTCAGACCTGCGCCGTCCCCATCTATCAGATGGACAGTGGCCAGCAGGTACCCGCCACGCTCGACACAGATCCGGCAGACTTCATCCAATACCTGCTGCTTTTCGTGAACGCGAACCACCATCTGGTTCACGTCGGACAGTGTCGACAACAAGCGGTTCAGCCGACGGGTCTCCTCTTCCGCCCGCAGCCGGTCGGAGACGTCGGTCAGCCACACGACGGTTCCAGTGAACTTGCCGCTGACGTCAAGCATGGGGGCCAGGCGGACCTCGAAGTCGCGCCGGCCACCGCGGGTCTCCAGGTTCAGCGCCAGCACCTGCTCGGCATTGCCCGAAGCCGCACGCTCGATGGCGTCCGCCGGAAGCCAGTCCACGGTCTGCCCGATGGCGGCCTCGCCGGAGTAGTCCTCACCCCGGACATGCCCCTGAAAAACCAGTTCGCCCCCTGCTTTGTTGATCGCCATGATGCGACCGTCTGGGCCGAGTAGAAAAGCCGGCGCGGGCCCGCTTGCGAACAGCGTCAGATACTTGTTTTTCTCATTGGTAAGCCGGCGGTTGGCATCCTGCAACTCTTGCAGCAGTTCGGTGCACTGCTTCGCGCTCCATTCCGAGCAAACGCCCAATTCCACTCGGTCGTAGAAGCGGTTCAAGGTATGCAGCCACGCGCTCCGCTCTGCGTCGTCTGAAGTGCCCTCGGTAATCAGATCCAGGTATGCCTGGCGGTAGTACTTGAGCAAGCCGAGGAAGAGAGTGAGAGTGACGCCCCGTGCCCTGTGTCGCTTCGCCTCCAATACGCCGAAGGCCGCCGCAGGATCGGTCTGGTAATCAACATCGGGGGAAAGCTCAACGGGGGCGCCTTCGCGCGCGATGGCTTCGACGATCGAGTGCGAAAGCTCTTGTATCGACAGCTTCCACGATTCTCGAAGGGTTGAGGTGTAACGTGTATAGTCCTGCCCCGGCGCGTAATGCAGGACTCGGTCGATCAGCCAGTCTTCCCCGCCCATGATCAGAGTGCAGAGTCCACTGGCATCCGCCATCGTGAGCCCCCGTCGTGAGAAGAAGAAGTGGATGTGGGCCGAAAAACCTGATTATCTATCCCAATAATGTATAAATGTATAGGCTACCGGTTGCGCTCTGCTCTGTCAAGCCCGGGCTCCAACTGCATGGTGCCCAGTCTAGCCGGGCAGGACTTGACGAACGCAACCGCGCCCATGGTGCCGGGGATGTGCTATCCGTCGGGTGCCTGGGCCTCCGTGAATGGCCCGTCGTCCGCGGACCACTCCACCGGGCTTGCCAAGCCCCCCGGGATGCGCCCCAGGTAGGACAGGACGCACTCCGCGACCTGTGGGACCTCAAAGGGGAACCGGACGTCGAGGCTCTCAGCCGTGCCTGGCAACCGCCTCGGGGCCGGGCCAGCAAGCCCCACCGTGGACACCGGCCCAGCCAAATGACCAGCAGTTGTCCGCCGGGCCTTCCAGCCAGTTGTGATCGGTGCAATGTTCAGGCTGCGCGGCCAAAGTGTGCCCCGCACACCGAGCCTGGCAGCCGAAATGATACTGGGCGTTCCACGAAAGCCCGGGACCACAGACTTACCACCTGGGAGGTGAACCCCGGGCCGACAGCTTCGACTGGCCGGGGATGAATTCGGCGTCCGCAACGACCGGTCCTACGCGCATGTCACCTAAGAACACCTTC
It encodes:
- a CDS encoding PAS domain S-box protein encodes the protein MADASGLCTLIMGGEDWLIDRVLHYAPGQDYTRYTSTLRESWKLSIQELSHSIVEAIAREGAPVELSPDVDYQTDPAAAFGVLEAKRHRARGVTLTLFLGLLKYYRQAYLDLITEGTSDDAERSAWLHTLNRFYDRVELGVCSEWSAKQCTELLQELQDANRRLTNEKNKYLTLFASGPAPAFLLGPDGRIMAINKAGGELVFQGHVRGEDYSGEAAIGQTVDWLPADAIERAASGNAEQVLALNLETRGGRRDFEVRLAPMLDVSGKFTGTVVWLTDVSDRLRAEEETRRLNRLLSTLSDVNQMVVRVHEKQQVLDEVCRICVERGGYLLATVHLIDGDGAGLTTAAWFGHNDGYLDSLREMIAEGEPDSHPVAQAVSSRERVVVNDAAEDGGAHRWVDETVRRGIRSVAAFPLLSNDRLLGCLSLYAREAERFAEPQELVVLDELAMDVAFALQNIGTEEHRRTLEAELKVALEQYRSLYDSLPGGSILVDRSLRIVEANQTAHQILGVTSELVGSRDAASILHRAIREDGSPFPPRAHPTSLTLQTGESVRGVVMGVIDPIDSKTRWILVNSEALRNPETGAVEYALANFLDITQLKEAQAALASQERKLRLLFEQMLEGFAYHEIIVDAQGRPVDYVTLEANDAFCEMVNLSREELIGRPITEVFPDVDPLWIETVGNVALTGNPCKTERRLDGSGKWLATVAYSPAPRHFACIVEDITARKEAEAEQRLVVDVLAAINQPDKDRSWFGNVVRLIRDFTGCDAVGIRSGEREGYCYLDAFGFPEALEIRVHSFCQRDAGGRLLRDASGNPVLMCFCGDVVQGRRDRAARCFSDTGSFWTNSLSGLISSLPAEHRNSLLGDCADAGFESMAIIPLRSGSETVGLLHVADRRPDRISNQCLGVLERLAPSIGIALARKIAETELAERDLSLIAAQRLAKIGNWSLEPETGTVEWSEQIYHICGIDPSSTPPSYEEHRRYIHPEDWERFDRATQTALREGSSDTLEFRVVHSDGGVRHVTAVREVTHDRVSGKRRIVGTWQDVTEQREAEEHRRHLEEQLRVSQRLEAIGSLAAGVAHDFNNLLASISSTADLVELGAADEGRLTEIVRHVTRIGVDITRNLMAFARPDEPRREKAYLEDTLDAVLQLAARQLSNAGVTVRREYSSARRMVVVDRAQMEQVFLNMVINACHAMPDGGTLTLATDYRSDKAGGEEVVVQISDTGTGIPPENLHRIFDPFFTTKRLQGEDSASGTGLGLSVSLGLVKAHGGTIDVTSEVGEGTTFVIRIPIACEERPDADAAREYSLDQFMTADVRGRRLLVAEDDPAVLEALTRLFVALGTEAVAVTDAAEATAALEKQRFDLVLTDLMMPGGGGRRVLEYVAAMGEDRPPVVVMTGRLERPLHDEVVSLGAARTIEKPFEFRALLRTVNALLATAAR